The nucleotide window CTGTGATTACAATGCGAAGCTTAGTATCATGATGCGAGCCTGTTGAAATTGTTCAGGTAAAACCGTGATGTGTGCTGACTACTTATGATGGTATGCTGGAATTCTACGCAGCATCTAAAAAAATCATGGTCACACTACTGAAGCGGGTGATGTGGTGTGCTTCTGCGTGTGCTTTTATCGCTATGGTCTTTTTTGAGTAAGCAATTGCTTGCGTGTGATCTCCTTGCGGAGCGCTCCAGCTAGGTTTGTAACGATTGAATCATGGTTTCAAGTTTAGCGCTATCCACGGCAAATTGACGAATGCCTTCAGCAAGTTTCTCGGTTGCCATAGCGTTGTCATTAAGCTGATAACGAAACGCTGATTCGTTTAGCGTGATGGGTTCCAGCGCTTCGCTGGAGGGATTCTGTGGCGTAAGCTTGCGCTCAAGCGCGGTTGTGCGGGTTTGTAGTTGCTCGAGTAATGGCGGGCTGATGGTGAGTAGATCGCAGCCGGCAAGCTCGATGATTTGCGCAGTTGAACGAAAGCTCGCGCCCATCACCTCGGTCGCGTAGCCGAATTGTTTGTAATAATGATAAATCTGCTTAACAGAGCGCACGCCAGGATCGTTAGCGCCCCCATTTTTCTGCTCATCCCATGCAGCACCTGCATTGGCTTTATGCCAATCATAGATCCGACCCACGAATGGCGAGATTAAGCGAGCGCCTGCTGCGGCGCACGCAATGGCCTGTTCTAGCGAAAAAACCAGTGTCATATTACAGTGGATGCCTGCTTGCTCGAGTTGTTCGGCGGCACGTATGCCTTCCCAGGTGGCGGCGATCTTGATTAACACGCGCTCGCGTGCAATCCCTGCGGTTTCGTATAACGCCATCAATTGATGCGCTTTGGCGACCGTCGCGGCCGTATCAAACGATAAACGGGCATCGACTTCGGTAGATACCCGGCCTGGAATAAGCGCTAGAATTTCCGTGCCAAAAGCGATAAGTAATTGATTCATGATGGAATCAATGCCTTGGTGGCAATCATCATTGACGATCTTAACTAGGAGCGGGCGATATTGATTTTGCTGGACCGCTTTTAAGATAAGCGAGGGATTCGTGGTCGCTTCATGCGGTTGATATTGCTTGAGTAGTTGAAAATCGCCGGTATCGGCAACCACGGTGGTGTATTTTCTTAGCGCATCAAGGGTTGTCATCATATTTTATGTTGCTCAAGCATGAAGGTGGCTGCTGTATCCCGCCCAAGTGTTTGCACTAGGTAGGGTAAAGCGGTTCTTAGGTTTTCTGCTAATGAGTAAGGCGGATTCAGTATAAACATACCACTGCCATATAAGCCATAGCCATCTCGCGGTGGGGCACAGGTTTGCAGCAAAGCATGCAGCCAGTTTTTTTCGGCGATGCGTTTGAGCTGTTCGGCAAAGCGCTGGGCTTCAGGCCGTTGGACCTGCGGATACCACACTGCATAGGTGCCTGTCGCAAAGCGGCGTAAGCTTTGTTGTAACGTATCTAATACGCGCTGATAGTCTTGTTTGTCTTCGTAAGAAGGATCCAGTAACACGACCGCTCGTCGCGGTGGGGGTGGGAGGAAACCCTTGAGCCCGCTAAAGCCATCTCCTGCATGTAATAGGGCGCGTGGTTTTCCGTTCGGTTGTAACTGGGCAAAATTATCGCGTAGGATTTTAATTTCGGTTGGATGGAGTTCAAACAGCCGTAATCTATCTTGGCTGCGGGTCAAGTGCCAGGCAAGCCATGGCGAGCCGGGGTAAAAGCGTAAAGCTTCAGTCTCATTCAGGGCCCGCACTTGGGCGATATAATCTGCTAGCAGAGGGGGTAAATTGGAGGATGCCCAGAGCCTTGCAATGCCGGTTTCGTATTCGGCAGTTTGGCTTGCATATGCCCCCAATAACTCATAGACTCCTGCGCCTGCGTGCGTGTCTAGGTACCAAAAAGCTTTTTCTTTCTGGGCGAGATGGCGCAAGATGTGCACAATAATGCTATGTTTGAGCACATCGGCATGATTGCCCGCATGAAAGGCGTGGCGGTAGCTCAGCATGTTTGGTGTTTCCTCAGTTACAATCAATAAATATGCGAATTTTACTCAGTAATGACGATGGTTATTTGGCGCCTGGCTTAGCTGCACTCTATGAAGCTTTAAAGCCCTTGGGCGAAGTAACCGTGCTTGCGCCAGAGCGTAATTGTAGCGGCGCATCTAATTCATTGACTTTATCGCGACCATTATCCGTGTTTACTGCGGCGAATGGTTTTCGCTATCTGAATGGCACGCCGACCGATTGCGTTCATATTGCGCTCACGGGTATCCTCGATTACAAACCGGATCTAGTTGTTTCGGGCATCAATAATGGGCAGAATATGGGGGAAGACACGTTGTATTCAGGTACGGTGGCAGCGGCAACGGAAGGGTTTATGTTTGGCGTTCCTGCTTTCGCCTTTTCTCTGGCCGATAAGGGCTGGGCGCATTTGGGGGCGGCCGCGCGCGTGGCGGGCGATATTGTGGCGCACTATCTGGCGCACCCATTAGCGGCACCGTTTTTATTAAATATTAATATTCCCAACCGGGCTTATCACGATTTGGGTGAATGGTGTGTGACGCGGCTGGGCAAGCGGCATCCATCGCAATCGGTGATTCAGCAAATGAGCCCAGAGGGCGAGCCGGTTTATTGGATTGGCCCAGCGGGCGATGTATGCGATGCAAGTGAAGGAACGGATTTTCATGCGGTAGAGCACGGGCGAGTGTCCGTTACTCCATTGCAGCTTGACCTAACCCATACGCAATTGCTTCCATGCGTGCAAGACTGGGTGTTGGCGGCGGAGTCAAAATCATGACGCACGCTAAGCGTTTTCCGCTTAGTTTAGCCGAAGTGCGGGCGCGCCAGGCTAAAAAGAGCGGCGTAAGCGCTGTGGCGTGGCGTCACGCAACTATGCTTCAAGCCCGTCCGCCTAATCCGGTAACGGTGCTGCATCCAGCTTTGGCCTCGGAACGGGTGCGCGAGCGGATGGTTGAGCGCGTGCGGGCTAATGGTGTAAGCCATGCGCGGGTGCTGGCGGCGCTGAGCGCGGTGCCACGGCATCTGTTTGTGGATCCGGGTTTGGCGGCGCAAGCCTACCAAGAAATGGCTTTGCCCATCGGTTATCAGCAAACGATTTCTAAACCTACAGTGGTGGCGCGGATGATTGAATTGGCTACGACTGATAGAGGGTTAAAAAAAGTGCTTGAGATTGGTACCGGCTGTGGTTATCAAGCGGCTGTGCTAAGTCATATAGCGCAAGAAGTGTATTCGATTGAGCGGGTGCAGCCGTTGTTTGAGCGGGCTAAAAGAAACTTGCGTCCACTACGGCTAGCGAATCTTCGGTTACAGTATGGCGATGGATGCTTGGGGTTGCCCGCGGCCGCGCCATTCGATGCGATTATCATAGCGGCAGCTGGCATTGGCATTCCCGAAATATTGCTTGAGCAGCTTGCAATTGGCGGGCGTTTGGTGGCGCCGGTGGTGCTTCCAGCCCATCCAGAAAGCAGTAGTGAAACGCAGATTTTGATGCTGATTGAGCGTATATCAGCAACTCAATGGCGCGAGTCAAAACTTGATCGCGTTTTTTTTGTTCCCTTAAAATCCGGAGTGATTTGAAATTGATGACTACGTTGCGAAGATTCGATAAAAGCTGCTGCCTAGCAATTTTTCCGCGCGTCCTTTGTGGGTTGTCGGTGCTCGTCTTTGGCGCATGCTCGACACGACTTGTCCACGCTCCAATCAGCGACCGCTTTGAGGCGAGCGCGTTGGCGAGCCAGTTAGTGTCGGCGCCGGCACCGCCTGGCTATTACCGAGTTAAGCCAGGCGATACGGTATATCGAATCGCGCTTGAAAACGGCCAACATTATCAGGATATTGTGGCGTGGAATAACCTGCAAAGCGCATCTCAGGTCGCAGCTAACCAATTGCTGCGTGTGACGCCGCCAGGAGCAGAACCCGCTCCCGATACACCCGGCGTTTCAACCGCGCCGGTAATCGATAGCGCGGTTCAGGTGCGGTCGCTCGAGAGTAGTCCAGCCGCTGACCCTTCTGGTCCTAGCACTGAGCCTGGCGCGCAGACTCCTGCGGCCGCGCCGGTTACTGCGCTTGCCTGGCCAGTGCGTGGCCCAGTACTGGGTACGTTTGATGAATTAAAAAATAAAGGCTTGGATATTGGCGGCGTCGTAGGAACGCCAATCTCAGCTGCGGCTGACGGCCGCATTGTCTACGCTGGCAACGGCTTAAGAGGGTACGGCAATTTGATTATTATTAAGCATGATGCTACATTTTTAACGGCTTATGCGCATAATAGAGCGCTTTTCGTTAAGGAAGGCGAGGCCGTAACTAGGGGCCAGAAAATTGCCGAGATGGGAAATAGCGATGCAAATCGCGTGATGTTGCATTTTGAAGTGCGTCAGCGGGGTAAGCCAGTAGATCCAATGAAGTATTTATCGACTCCTTAATAAATTAGCTCTCTCAATCAATATGCCGAATTCAAAGCGTCAACAGCCGTACGATAGAGCCGATCCACTATTTGGTCAGCTTGATGATAGATTAAGCTCGGAAGAGACGCCTGACTTGCCATTTGAGCGTGGCAGTGAAGTGGCTGAAGATGTGCTGGACGAAAATGACAGCGAAAATACCCCGGATGCGGTAGCGATTGACGAACCCGACCCAAGTGATTTTGGTGCTTTGTTACGATCTGAGCTAACCGCAGACACGATTCAGCATTATCTGAACCGGATTAGCGCCAAGCCTTTGTTAACGGTTGAGGAAGAGCAGCGTTATGCAACGGGCGCGCAGCAAGGGGATTTCGAAGCGCGGCAAGTCATGATTGAGCGTAATTTGCGGCTTGTCGTTAGCATTGCTAAAGGATATTTAAACCGTGGCGTGCCGTTGCTCGATTTAATCGAAGAGGGCAATCTTGGGCTGATGCATGCGATTAGCAAGTTCGAGCCACAGCGGGGGTTTCGTTTTTCTACTTATGCGACTTGGTGGATTCGGCAAAGTGTTGAGCGTGCCATTATGAATCAAGCGCGCACAGTGCGTTTGCCGGTTCATGTGATCCGTGAGTTAAATCAAATATTACGTGCTAAGCGTCATTTAGAAAAAAGCACAGTAAATGCCGATGGTTCTCTTGAGCGACGCGATGCGAGCGTGGATGATATTGCTCATTTAACCGGCAAGACGGTTGATGAGGTATCTGATATTCTTGGCTTAAGCGAACGGACGACTTCGCTTGATGCGCCGCTAGAGCTCGATCCAGGAAGCAGTTTGCTGGACTTCTTATCTGACGAGCAGAGTCAATTGCCTGAGGCAAAAATTCAGCAGCGTGAGCTGGAAGAATTAATGAAGGCTTGGTTAGCGCGTCTGCCAGACAAGCATCGGCATGTGGTTGAGCGTCGTTTTGGCCTTGGCAATGTTGAGCCTGCTACGCTTGAGGAAGTGGCTGACGAGATGGAGCTGACGCGTGAGCGGGTGCGTCAAATTCAGCAAGAAGCCATGACGCGTTTAAAGCGTTATTTCATCTCCAGCGGCGTGCGCAAGGATGCTGTGCTGTGACCCCTATTTTAGTTTTTGATATTGAAACCGTGCCTGATATTGCAGGTGCGCGTCAATTGGATGATTGGCCTAGTGCTCTGTCTGATGAAGAGGTTGCGCAACGCGCGTTCGCTGCGCGCCGCGAAAAAACGGGCTCCGATTTTCTGCCGCATTATTTGCAACGGGTGGTCTCGATTGCTTGCGTATTCAGAGACCGCGAAGGCTTTCGGGTAAAGTCGCTGGGCACTAAGCACGATGCGGAAGCTACGTTGCTTCAGTTATTTTTCCGCGTCATCGAAAAATATTCTCCTCAATTGGTGTCATGGAATGGCGGAGGATTCGATTTGCCAGTCTTACATTATCGTGCTTTGGTGAATGGCGTCGCTGCCCCAAAATACTGGGACCTGGGCGAAGATGATCGAGATTTTAAATGGAACAACTACATCAGCCGTTACCATACTCGCCATACGGATTTGATGGATTTACTCGCGCTCTATCAGCCGCGCGCCAACGCACCGCTTGATGCATTGGCTAAACTATGTGGTTTTCCGGGCAAGCTGGGAATGGATGGGAGCCAGGTCTGGCAAGCTTTTAGCGAAGGGCGCATCGATGAAATTCGTGATTATTGTGAAACAGATGTCGTCAACACTTATTTAATGTACTGCCGTTTCCAGCACATGCGGGGAGGCTTTACGATGCAAGAATATGAGCAGGAAGTGATGCGGGTTAAAGAGGCGTTGGCGGTTGAGGCTGGCGCGCATTGGGTAGAATATCTGGCGGCTTTTGCGAGATAACCCCCCCCGCCTAGCGTATCTAAGCGCTGTGGCGAATCAGGATAATGATAAGGCTTGCGCCGTGCTCTTGAATTTGTGCCAATGTGTCTCCATATTCAGTATAATTAGCACTCGTTAGCCAGGAGTGCTAATAAATCTTCGCTTTTTGGCTCGGGGAATACTTCTCCCTATGAGCTTTAAAAATTTAGTTGTTCTCTAGTATTTCTAGTATTTATTGAGAGGAGTCTGTATGAAAAAGCTGCGTCCTTTGCACGATCGTGTCATTATCAAGCGTTTGGACCAAGAGACCAAAAGCGCCTCAGGCTTGGTTATTCCTGAGACGGCTGCTGAAAAACCAGATCAAGGTGAAGTGCTGGCGATTGGGCCAGGCAAGAAAGATGAGAAAGGTGCTTCGATTGCGCTAGATGTTAAAGTGGGCGATCGCGTGCTATTCGGCAAATATTCCGGTCAGTCCGTCAAGATTGACGGTAATGAGTTGCTGGTAATGCGTGAAGAAGACATTATGGCTGTGCTCGTTAGCTAAGCGTAGTTTTCAGTTCATCAAGTTAGAGAATTCAAGGAGTTTCAAAGATGGCAGCTAAAGAAGTTGTATTCGGTGATTTGGCCCGCGCTAAACTGGTTGAAGGCGTCAACATTCTAGCCAATGCAGTTAAAGTTACATTGGGTCCAAAGGGACGCAATGTTGTGCTGGAGCGTAGCTTCGGCGGCCCAACTGTGACTAAAGACGGGGTTTCAGTTGCGAAAGAAATTGAGCTCAAAGATAAGTTGCAAAATATGGGCGCGCAAATGGTTAAAGAAGTCGCGTCAAGAACCAGTGACAACGCTGGTGATGGCACGACAACCGCAACCGTGCTAGCGCAATCTATTGTGCGCGAAGGCATGAAATCCGTCGCCTCGGGCATGAACCCAATGGATTTGAAGCGCGGTATTGATAAAGCGGTTTTGGCCGCAGTTGAAGAATTGCGCAAAATCAGCAAACCCTGCACCACGACTAAAGAAATTGCTCAAGTGGGTTCAATCTCAGCGAACAGCGATGAGCTGGTTGGCAAGCTGATTGCCGAAGCCATGGAAAAAGTAGGCAAAGAAGGCGTGATTACGGTTGAAGATGGTAAATCGCTGGAAAACGAACTCGATGTAGTCGAAGGCATGCAATTCGATCGTGGCTATCTGTCGGGCTACTTTATCAACAACCAAGATAAGCAAGTGGCAGCTCTGGATAATCCATATGTGTTGCTGCATGACAAAAAAATTACCAACATTCGCGATCTGCTGCCTTTGCTTGATCAAGTTGCAAAAGCAGGCCGTCCATTGTTGATTGTCGCTGAAGATATTGAAGGCGAAGCACTGGCTACGTTGATTTTGAACAATATGCGTGGCTTCTTGAAGTCTGCCGCGGTAAAAGCGCCAGGCTTTGGCGATCGTCGTAAAGCCATGCTCGAAGATATTGCGATTTTGACGGGTGGCCAAGTGATTGCTGAAGAGACCGGCCATACGCTTGAAAAAGCGACACTGGCTGAGCTAGGTCAGGCAAAACGCATTGAAGTTGCTAAAGAAAACACCACGATTATTGATGGCGCAGGCGATGCGAAAAACATTGAAGCGCGGGTCAAACAAATTCGTGTGCAGATTGACGAAGCAACTTCTGACTACGACCGTGAAAAACTGCAAGAGCGCGTTGCTAAATTGGCAGGCGGTGTAGCGGTGATCAAGGTCGGCGCTGCGACTGAAATCGAAATGAAAGAAAAGAAAGCACGGGTTGAAGATGCACTTCATGCAACCCGCGCTGCGGTTGAAGAAGGCATTGTGCCAGGCGGTGGCGTGGCGTTGATCCGTGCGCGTCAAGTGGTTGCTAACTTGAAAGCCGATAACCACGATCAACAAGCGGGCATTAAAATCGTGCTGCGCGCGATGGAAGAGCCGCTGCGTCAGATCGTGGCAAACGGTGGTGAAGAAGCCAGCGTAGTGGTGGCAAAAGTGGCCGATGGCAAAGGTAACTTTGGCTACAACATGGCTTCTGGCGAGTACGGTGATTTGGTGCAAGCGGGTGTGGTTGATCCAACCAAAGTGACTCGCACTGCATTGCAAAATGCGGCCTCAATCGCTGGCCTGATCCTCACGACAGACTGTTCTGTTGCTGAGTTGCCTAAAGAAGATGCGCCTGCGGCTGGCGGTATGCCAGGTGGGATGGGCGGTATGGGTGGCATGGGCATGGATATGTAATGGCCTAGGCTTGCCTTTATTTGCGCTGCGCTCTTATGAGCATGGCGCAATTTTCTGCACAAAAAACCCGCATAACTGCGGGTTTTTTGTGCCCTCTTGATGAGATTTATCTCAAAATGTGAGCAAATCAAGCCGCAACCGCGGTACCATCGCCCTTTTGAGATATTTTTGCAACGTCTAAATCATAGCTTGTGGGATGTAGTGGTATAACAGTATGGAATATAAAAATTGGATGTGCCTCATTTGTGGCTGGATTTATGATGAAGAAGCCGGTCTTCCAGAAGAAGGCATTGCGCCGGGCACGCGTTGGGAAGATATCCCGTTGAACTGGACTTGTCCGGAGTGCGGTGCCCGCAAAGAGGATTTTGAAATGGTGCAAATTTGAGGCGCTGTGAGCAAAATAAAGCCTTGGGACGAGTCGGCTGATTTTGCGGCATGGCCATTTGCTAAAGGAATTCAAGGGTTAGAATTCAATATGTCCAAAATCTCTGATCGGATTAATCTGACGAATCAATTTTTGATCGCTATGCCTAGCATGGCTGATGCGGTTTTCGCTGGAGCCGTGGTGTATATCTGTGAGCATAATGAACGCGGTGCACTGGGTTTAATGATCAATCGGCCGACAGATATTGTTTTGCAAGCGCTTTTTAACCGTATCGATCTCAAGCTGGAAATTGAGCCTTTGCTGCATTTGCCGGTTTATTTCGGCGGTCCAATTCAAGCGGAGCGTGGTTTTGTTTTACATGAGCCTACTTCGACTCAATATAATTCATCTATGCAGGTGCCAGGTGGCTTAGCCATGACGACCTCGAAAGATGTGCTGGAAGAAATTGCGCTTGGCAAAGGGCCAGGGAAATTTTTGCTGACGCTAGGCCATGCTGGGTGGAGCGCTGGCCAGCTCGAAGAAGAAATCTCGCGCAATGGTTGGCTGAACGTTGAAGCAGATCCCAACATTATTTTTAATGTGTCGGCCGAGCAGCGCTTTACGGCAGCGTTATCGATACTCGGAGTGTCGCCGGCGATGTTGTCTGGCGAAGCGGGCCATGCGTAAAAATAGGCGGCTCCCAGCGGGTTGCTCTGGCGTGCTGAGGTTGATCGTGCGCAAAGTGCGAAACGGCAAGAGATAGCGCTATGAGCTCTACAGAAACGCTACTTGCGTTTGACTATGGCGCAAAGCGGATCGGGGTGGCGCTTGGAAATATGTTGATGCGGCAAGCGCAGGCTTTAACTGTGATCATGAATCATAACCGCGAGCACCGTTTTGCAGCGATTGGCGCACTGATTAAAGAATGGCAACCGGCAAAACTGGTGGTTGGCTTACCTTTGCATACAGATGGGGCCGCGCATCAGATGACGCAGTGGGCTAAGCGCTTCGGTCAACAGCTATATGGCCGCTTCAACTTGCCCGTGGTGTGGGTCGATGAACGTTATTCGTCCGTCGCCGCGGCTGCACAGAACCACGATTTAACGCAGCTTGACGCTGAAGCTGCCCGCATTATTTTGCAACAATTTTTTGATGAATATGCAATTGCCTGACGCCGAGTCGTTGTACCATGTTTTGCGTGACCAAATTCGCGCCGCTTATGGCGATGCCTTGCATCGGCCTGACGGTGTTGCGCTGGTCGGTATTTGGAGTGGCGGAGCTTGGCTGGCCGAACGGTTGGCCAGTGATTTAAAGCTCGCTGGGTTCGGCGTTGTGAACGTTGTGTTGCATCGTGATGATTACGCTGAAAAAGGTTTGCATGGACCAGCACAACCCACTCTGTTGCCGTTTCAAGTAGAGGGGCGTCGGATTGTATTGCTAGATGACGTGCTCTATACTGGCCGCACGATTCGAGCTGCGCTCAATGAGCTGTATGATTTTGGCCGCCCGGCTGCAGTTGATCTAGCGGTATTGGTCGATCGAGAGGGACGCGAGTTGCCGATTGCCGCCCGTTTTGTGGGTGCCACTGCGGACCTGCCTGCCGCTCGTACGCTGGTCTTGAAACGTAATGAGCACGGCACATTTGAGTTTCATACTGAAGCGTACACCGATGGCATAGGGTTGTAACTAACGTGTCTTTTGAATCATGCTAACACGTACTTATGAAGTTGTGCCGCTTCGCATAGCTTTCTTCGCTGGAGAGTAGATGTCAAACATTTGGCCGCCTGCGCCAACCTTACGTCCGAGTTTTAAAGGCAATCTGCAATTAACAAAAAATGGTGAACTGAAGCATTTATTGACAATCGATGGGCTGCCAAAAGATATTATTACGCAGATCCTCGATACAGCTCAGCAATTCGTCGGCGTAGCTGAGCGAGATGTCAAAAAAGTCCCGCTCTTGCGCGGTAAGTCAGTATTCAATCTTTTTTTTGAGAACTCAACGCGCACCCGCACAACTTTTGAAATAGCTGCCAAGCGTTTATCAGCGGATGTGCTGAATCTAAATATCAATGCTTCATCGACCAGCAAAGGTGAGTCGTTACTGGATACAGCAGCGAATTTATCCGCTATGCAAGCAGATATGTTTGTCGTGCGTCATGCGCAAAGTGGAGCCCCTTATTTACTGGCGCAACATTGCGCGCCTCATTTGCATGTGATTAATGCGGGCGATGGTTGGCATGCACACCCGACGCAAGGTTTGTTGGACATGTATACCATCCGCCAGTATAAAAAAGATTTTACGCAGCTCCGCGTGGCGATCGTTGGCGATATTCTGCACTCTCGGGTAGCACGCTCCGATATTCATGCGTTAACCACGCTGGGCGTGCCCGAAGTGCGGGTGATCGGCCCACGCACCTTGCTGCCCGATGGGCTTGAGCGATTTGGGGTGCAGGTTTTTCATGATATCCGCGAAGGGTTAAAGGGCGTGGACGTCATCATTATGCTGCGTGTGCAGAATGAGAGAATGAATAGCACGCTCTTGCCTTCGGCCCAAGAATATTTCAAAAGTTGGGGCTTAACTCCTGAGCGCCTCGCATTGGCTGCGCCAGATGCGATTGTGATGCACCCAGGGCCGATGAACCGTGGAGTTGAAATAGAGTCATCGGTTGCCGATGGCGCGCAATCCGTGATTTTGCACCAGGTCACCTTTGGAATTGCGGTGCGCATGGCGGTTATGGGGATTATTGCAGGGAACAATGGTTAACGCCAAAGTTGGAAAAAAGATCAATCTGCGCAGCCTATGGATGGGTTTGGAAGTCGCGCAGACTCTTTTATTTGATTTAGAAAGTATTTGTGCAAATCGCAATTGATCGAAAATAAATAATGAACCTTCATATCAAAGGTGCTCGCTTAATTGACCCCGCGTCAGGTATGGACACCCAGGCTGATTTATTCGTTGCCGCAGGCAAAATTGCTGGTATCGGCAGCGCGCCGCCGGCGTTTGAGAGGTGCCATGAGATTGACGCGCGTGGTTTAATTGTATTGCCTGGCTTGGTTGATTTGTTAGCGCGGCTGCGTGAGCCTGGTCATGAATATAAGGCAACACTTGACTCGGAAATGGCCGCCGCGCTTGCGGGTGGGGTGACCAGCTTAGTTTGTCCACCGGATACGGATCCTCCACTGGATGAACCCGGTCTAGTTGAAATGCTGAAATTCCGCGCCCGTACTCTAAATCAAGCACATGTGTACCCACTCGGTGCCTTGACGGTTGGACTCAAAGGGCAGGCCATTACTGAAATGGCTCAGTTGGCTGATGCGGGCTGTATTGGTTTTTCTCAGGCGGATGCGCCGATTGCGAACACTCAAGTATTATTGCATGCTTTGCAATATGCCTCGACATATGACTATACGGTTTGGTTGCGCGCGCAGGATGTGTATTTAGCTCAAGGTGGGGTGGCTGCAAGTGGGCCTTGGGCGTCGCGGCTTGGCTTGCGTGGAGTGCCGACAGCGGCGGAAACCATTGCACTGCATACCATTCTTGAATTGATGCGCGTCACGGGCGCACGGGTCCATGTGACGCATCTTTCTTCCGCTGCGGGGATTGAGCTGGTGCGCGCAGCAAAGCAAGAAGGATTGCGCTTAAGCTGCGATGTGACGATTAATCACTTGCATCTGATTGATTTGGATATTGGGGATTTTAATGCGCAGTACCGCTTCGATCCGCCTTTGCGCGCGCAGCGTGATCGGGATGCAATCTGCTCCGGGTTAATCGATGGCACGATCGACGCCATTTGTTCTGCCCATACGCCAGTTGACGACGACGAAAAACTTTTGCCATTTGGCGAAGCTTCAGCCGGCGCAACTGGGCTTGAGCTGTTGTTATCGCTGACCGTGAAATGGGCGCAAGAAAAGCGCGTACCATTACCCACCGCATTAGCCAAAATCACCTGTGCGCCAGCCGCTATCTTGAATCTGGAGAAAGGCCGTTTAGAGTTAGGTGCTCCGGCTGATCTGACGCTCTTTGCGCTGGATGCGCATTGGCGAGTTGAGCCGAACCAGCTTAGAAGTCAGGGCCATAATACGCCATTTTTAGGGTATGAATTGCCCGCCCGGGTACGCTTCACGATCATCTCCGGCCAACTGGTCTATC belongs to Mycoavidus sp. B2-EB and includes:
- a CDS encoding rubredoxin, giving the protein MEYKNWMCLICGWIYDEEAGLPEEGIAPGTRWEDIPLNWTCPECGARKEDFEMVQI
- the groL gene encoding chaperonin GroEL (60 kDa chaperone family; promotes refolding of misfolded polypeptides especially under stressful conditions; forms two stacked rings of heptamers to form a barrel-shaped 14mer; ends can be capped by GroES; misfolded proteins enter the barrel where they are refolded when GroES binds), producing MAAKEVVFGDLARAKLVEGVNILANAVKVTLGPKGRNVVLERSFGGPTVTKDGVSVAKEIELKDKLQNMGAQMVKEVASRTSDNAGDGTTTATVLAQSIVREGMKSVASGMNPMDLKRGIDKAVLAAVEELRKISKPCTTTKEIAQVGSISANSDELVGKLIAEAMEKVGKEGVITVEDGKSLENELDVVEGMQFDRGYLSGYFINNQDKQVAALDNPYVLLHDKKITNIRDLLPLLDQVAKAGRPLLIVAEDIEGEALATLILNNMRGFLKSAAVKAPGFGDRRKAMLEDIAILTGGQVIAEETGHTLEKATLAELGQAKRIEVAKENTTIIDGAGDAKNIEARVKQIRVQIDEATSDYDREKLQERVAKLAGGVAVIKVGAATEIEMKEKKARVEDALHATRAAVEEGIVPGGGVALIRARQVVANLKADNHDQQAGIKIVLRAMEEPLRQIVANGGEEASVVVAKVADGKGNFGYNMASGEYGDLVQAGVVDPTKVTRTALQNAASIAGLILTTDCSVAELPKEDAPAAGGMPGGMGGMGGMGMDM
- a CDS encoding aspartate carbamoyltransferase catalytic subunit, translating into MSNIWPPAPTLRPSFKGNLQLTKNGELKHLLTIDGLPKDIITQILDTAQQFVGVAERDVKKVPLLRGKSVFNLFFENSTRTRTTFEIAAKRLSADVLNLNINASSTSKGESLLDTAANLSAMQADMFVVRHAQSGAPYLLAQHCAPHLHVINAGDGWHAHPTQGLLDMYTIRQYKKDFTQLRVAIVGDILHSRVARSDIHALTTLGVPEVRVIGPRTLLPDGLERFGVQVFHDIREGLKGVDVIIMLRVQNERMNSTLLPSAQEYFKSWGLTPERLALAAPDAIVMHPGPMNRGVEIESSVADGAQSVILHQVTFGIAVRMAVMGIIAGNNG
- the ruvX gene encoding Holliday junction resolvase RuvX, giving the protein MSSTETLLAFDYGAKRIGVALGNMLMRQAQALTVIMNHNREHRFAAIGALIKEWQPAKLVVGLPLHTDGAAHQMTQWAKRFGQQLYGRFNLPVVWVDERYSSVAAAAQNHDLTQLDAEAARIILQQFFDEYAIA
- a CDS encoding YqgE/AlgH family protein, with the protein product MSKISDRINLTNQFLIAMPSMADAVFAGAVVYICEHNERGALGLMINRPTDIVLQALFNRIDLKLEIEPLLHLPVYFGGPIQAERGFVLHEPTSTQYNSSMQVPGGLAMTTSKDVLEEIALGKGPGKFLLTLGHAGWSAGQLEEEISRNGWLNVEADPNIIFNVSAEQRFTAALSILGVSPAMLSGEAGHA
- a CDS encoding dihydroorotase; this translates as MNLHIKGARLIDPASGMDTQADLFVAAGKIAGIGSAPPAFERCHEIDARGLIVLPGLVDLLARLREPGHEYKATLDSEMAAALAGGVTSLVCPPDTDPPLDEPGLVEMLKFRARTLNQAHVYPLGALTVGLKGQAITEMAQLADAGCIGFSQADAPIANTQVLLHALQYASTYDYTVWLRAQDVYLAQGGVAASGPWASRLGLRGVPTAAETIALHTILELMRVTGARVHVTHLSSAAGIELVRAAKQEGLRLSCDVTINHLHLIDLDIGDFNAQYRFDPPLRAQRDRDAICSGLIDGTIDAICSAHTPVDDDEKLLPFGEASAGATGLELLLSLTVKWAQEKRVPLPTALAKITCAPAAILNLEKGRLELGAPADLTLFALDAHWRVEPNQLRSQGHNTPFLGYELPARVRFTIISGQLVYQASQA
- the pyrR gene encoding bifunctional pyr operon transcriptional regulator/uracil phosphoribosyltransferase PyrR → MQLPDAESLYHVLRDQIRAAYGDALHRPDGVALVGIWSGGAWLAERLASDLKLAGFGVVNVVLHRDDYAEKGLHGPAQPTLLPFQVEGRRIVLLDDVLYTGRTIRAALNELYDFGRPAAVDLAVLVDREGRELPIAARFVGATADLPAARTLVLKRNEHGTFEFHTEAYTDGIGL